The Rhododendron vialii isolate Sample 1 chromosome 1a, ASM3025357v1 region ttacataaacgcattatttttgagtttgaaattacgttcttaaaaaataagtacttatttcgtgTTCTACAACGGGGTTAAGTGTGCACCTAAGAACTTTTGTTTCTCTTATTATATCCATCGAAATTGAATTTGACCAAAGATGACAGAATATGagacaaaaaagaaggtaaaaaaaattgaacccaGCCAATTTATGAGTTGGGTGTTTTAATTGAAAATCACGTATCTAAAGATCACCATCGGGCAGAAAAAGGTAAAATTACGCATAAACCTCATTGTTTATATGTTTTGGACATCGAGACACCCTAACATTTAAAATCATCCATTGAGACCCCATCATctttatgaaataaaaaatcgGCCAACTCTATTAATggaatgagagaaaatgacaattctACCCCTCAAAACTTGTCCACACtgaccccctcatctataaaaaaattgtccaCACTGACCCTTTCATTGTAACTGTCTTTTGGTAGAAGTGTGCTGATTGGTTAGTACTTAATAATTATAGATGAGGGATGCTTTTGGGCATTTGTAAAACAAAAGGTGTTCGTGTCCAAAACGTTTAGCTGAGGGGTCTCCATgtaatttcacaaaaaaaaaagaaagaaaaagataaaaaagagagagatcgGTGACAAGAGCCCCCATTTTCTCGGCGGGCCCAGTCTGAAGAAATTTCAAGCAAAAGGTTGACCTTCTTCCTTCCCAGTTCCCATGGCCTTCTTGTTTCACAAGTCAATCATAACACATGAAACTCACACATCAAATCTCAAAAATATAACTATACCTAAGATGATTGCGTAAACGACAACACACCTCtcatcattctttttttttggtcaagcggaaaatcacCTCTCATCATTCGTGAGACTATATTATTGACTCGTGTGGGAGATTTTGTGAGCTACTTCAAATAAGATTTGATAGGTTTGACAAGAGACTAGAGAGAGATATCATCTAAAGTGCTAGAAGATGGTGAACGGGCGGTTCGAATGGTTACGGTATTGTGCACCACTCACACAACACCATCTCTAATTCCTATTTTAGTCTCAATCAACTGAATCAAGTTATATATTAGTGGGTTATATGGAGCCCTTTCTTGATTGAGAAAGCCCACGTTATCATTTAAACGGGCTAATGGGCCCATTGAATTAAAGTTGCAGATGGCCCTTTTTTCACAGAGCCTACTTGTTTTCGAATGGGTTCTCATTAGCCTATTGGACCGGGCTTTTATTAGCCCATTGGACCCTTCGATTACACCGGCTCAGAAATGATATCGACTAGTAGTTAACAATTTTGCACACCTCCCATATTACTAAGCATCATCTGATTTGGAGAGCCGTTGGACAAAACCAAACATCTAAACACCAAAAATGTACCCGAAACTAATCGTGTTGTAGCTCCGTCACATCTGTCTGTATAATTCGTCGCTACTTAAATGGCTGAGCATACGATGTGCCACCCCGAGAATGTTGAATGAttaccgagagagagaggaaattaaactggaaagaaaaaacCCCGCAATGAGAAGCTCAGTTTTATTTATGTCGAAGTTAGAGCTTTAGCTCACATGTTTACATGCATACATCTTACTTTTACAAACAAGCGCGTTACTTTTTAGAGTGAAAACCCAAACACAAACTACAAAACCATATTTACGTAGAGTAAAGCTACAACTCACTCCCCCTCCGATCCTCAGCCAactgtaaaaaaaaaccccttcaaCTCTCAAGCCTCGGCACGCCCCTCGTGGTGTCTCTGTTGGCGAGGTCCCTGCAGGAAGAACTCTTCCTCTTGGCTCCTGAACACCTCATCCACCTCCCTCGCCGGGAGACCGAAACCCAACTCCTTGGCCTCCCTCTCCAGCTGATTGATTATGTTCCTCCGCCCCGCCAGGAGGAACTTCTCGTTGTTCCTGGCGTTGACATAGAAGCAGAGGATCTCCAGGTTCTGGTTGTCGGAGGCGACCGTGATAACTGGATGACCGGCGGGGACGACGTACACCATGCCGCGCCTGAGCTGTGCCCTCACTTTGTGGTAGCTTGGGCTGGTCCTGCCTTGGTGGCGGCCACCACCGTGCTGCCTGCCTCCTTCGCCGCCAAACTCCGGCGAGGACAAGTGAGGACATGCCATCTCAAAGTAGCCTTCTCCATTAGTCACTATAGCAATCTTTGTGGCCCTTGAGTTGTAGTAAGGAGTGATCATGGCACCCTATACACACGTCAAATGTATCAATATAGCCCACCatacaatttcagaaatttaaGAGCAATGACAACAAATTGGGCTTAAAAGAGGGGCGTACTTCAGAAATGTTGGCGAAACCAACGCCCAAGTCGAGTTCATCAAGATCCCTGCAGTCGCTGGGATCGGCCTCGTAGAGTTGCCCGTACTGGTTAGACAGGGAGGAACGCTTGTGGAAGAGGTTGAAGGGGCCTTTCGATTTCTCGCCAAACGGCCAGATTCCGCCTTCCTCGTGGCGGCTCATGGCTCTGATTTGCTCTTGGGATGCCTTGATGATGACCCCCTGCCTCTGCTGCCCAAATATCTTCTCAAGCCTGTCCCTCCTCGTCTTTGTTTTCCACAAAAATAAACACTATTAGTTGAAGACTGGAAAAATAGATCTAAGCCCAACTCTACAAATGTCCAATTGTCAAAAAACCTACATTCAGAGCAGCCTCAAGAAGCTCAGTGCTGAATGCCCTGTAATAGGACTCTGGGTCTTCCCCTCCCGGGCCAAAAAACGCCTAAATCGATCACAAGAACTTTTTAAGGAAGAGTACACAGCCATAATAGAATACATTATTGAAAGGTTCGCGTAATGTATTCCCATAGAATTAACCTCAAAATGACCGGGAGTGGAGACAGGCTGAAGGAGCTTGACTAAAACAAGCTGTTGATTGTTAGATCTGTTGATCAGATAAACGGTAACGCCTGCCGGAACTCTCAAGACATCTCCACTGTTAAGGTTAAAGCTCTCCCTCTTATCGTGGCGAACCAGGCTTATCGATCCTCTTCCTGTAAACAATAGATAGATATCGAATATCTAAACGAATAAACTGAAAAGGGAAGATGATTCTGCATTAAAGGATTCTgaataaaagcaaaaagaaaaattgtacCCTTTGCAACAAAGATGATAGCCTCAGCGTCCCAGTGGTTAGGAACTATGAAGGTCTGAGGATCAGCTTCGAGAACCGCCACGCGATAATTCTCGATGCCGCGAAGAAGCTTTGATCTCTCCTTGAAGTTCTGCAGAAGCTTCACTCTTCCATGTTGGGTTTCAATTTTAGTAGTGAAATGTTGGTCCTCGAACACATAAGGCTCTCTCTCTTGCTGCCCCTCAGATTCTTCCCACTCTTCTCTGCCTGTTCAAAGCAGAGAAAATTAGTTCACCCATAATTACCATGTGGCGTCTTCACAAATACAAATAGTAACAATTTGTGCTCTTCAGATGACGATTACCTTCTTCGCGCCTGGGATTACCCTCTCCCCGTCTCTGACGTTGTTCGTACTCCCTCTCGCACCGTTCACGGCAGCGCTGGTGCTGCTCTTGCCCTGCTCGCTGTCGCTGACACTGCTCCTTGCAGTGACGGAATTGCTCCTCAGCCTCAGGGTCCTTCTTGTTCTCTTGCTCAACACCACGACCACctcctctttcctcttcccTACCTGTTAAAAGAACATCAACACTTAAAACGTCTGTGACTTCTGCAAGAATTGGTGATTTAAAGTACAATTAGATTAGATAATGAATCCTAAAATTATACTCCCATGCAAGCAAGAAAGGGGAGATTGGAGATAACGGTCTGAtacaaataaccgttgcattgaggattttttccaaattttgcaAGCCATATTCTCCCTTTCGATTTTAGAGATGTGGGTTTGCCCATGAGGCTTCACACCAAAGAAAACTCACTCAATTTTCACCAAATTAAGGCCAGAGCTGCTAGTCTAATAACTTCCACCCAATTCTAAAACTTTCCCTCAAGTAAAAATTTGAATAACATGTGATATCTTTAATTGCATGTAGATATGTGATATTTCAGCTTTTATCAGGTGTTCAAACGAGGGAATTACCACACCACCGCACAAAACagtttaagcttttagatgagtacGTACCTTGATGCTGTCTGTATTCCCTCTCACACCGTTCCACGCACCGCCGTTGCACCTCCTGCCctcctctctgtctctcacacCCTTCCTTGCACCTCCTGAACTGCTCCTCAGGATCCCTCTTATTCTCAACCACCCCATCCCgtcctccaccgccaccacgctgcttctcctcctccctcctgaACTCCTCCAGACACTGCCTCTGACActccctcctctcctcctccctccctctctgcTCACACTGCCTCTCGCATGCCCTCAGCTTCCTCTGGGGACTCTCAGGGTTCCACGCGTCCTCTTGATCCACCCCTTCCACGTCCCTGTCTCTCCTCTCCTGCTTCTCCTTATAGTACCTGTCACACCTATCCAAACACTCTTGCTTCTCACTCCTGCCAAACTGCTGCTGCACCTTGCATTGGTGCTTGCACTGTTTCAGCTCTGGGTCTTCTTTGCCCAAACCCACAGATGCAAACACAAGAACcgaacagaaaagaaaaacaagtaaaGGCAATAGTTTTCCACTCATTGTCATTAATTTTCAGGTGGTGGCCGGGTTGTGCTGTTTTTCCTAACCGTACACTGAAGAATGTGAGGAATGAAAGAAAATGCATATATAGTGAACGAAGAGGGGCATGCATGTGGACGGGTGTCGAACTTATGTGGCGGCCATGCGAAGAGAGCCATAGCCGCGTACGAACATGGACAAGAAAGTACAGTTAATTAGTGAGAAGAAACAACGAAAGGGACAGGAAAATTTCAgtggggtttagggtttcgtGAGAGGAAGTGACAAATGAGGAGATTGGGCCGGACATGCACGACGACGCGTCGCCGGCCGGGGTTTCGCGCAAACAAGTAGTAACGTAATGGGGATGGGACAAAAGGTGTTTGATGTATGAGAGATAGAGATGTATTGGGTTTGTTGTCGTTTTCACGGAGTACTTTTCATGCAGATTGTGGATAAGGAGTGCCGAGTGAGGATATACAACGTGGTACTCATTCGGCACATTCAAATCGTCTGatacatttttggatggctcagattgaaactccctctcttctctcatccaacactttctttctattttttttctctccaaatttgaaccgttcaaagACGCAATGAACAGTTCGGATGCGcgagcggataccacgtggtacccgctcggcactgcgAATTTTTCCTGTGGATAAGTGTGCAGCGTTGAAAAGTTTCCTCGTAACTTCAGAACTACGGAGTATTAAATTAGAGAAAAACTTTGTTTTCGTGATAAATGGCTTATGGATCCTAGATCTCATGCGTTTAAATTGAATTGAACGATTTGGATTTTGAtgaaatgtttttttgaaaaagttacaTTAAAATTAGGATCGTTGATTGTCGAAACAGGTGGCTGTGATTTGGTGCCTCCGCAAATGATTTGAATAAATCTATCTCATTAAATTATTAACCACCGACTCAATTCATGGTTGATAATCGCCATTGTTTTACTTGGTGAAAACATCAAATGGCCAAATCTTGGGAATCTTGTGGGTTTTGGTAGAGTGTTTTAACTTCTACTCCTACCACCTAGCTTAGATTACTTTATTTTATATATGCAGATGTCCATATCAGCTTATGCAAATATCGATTTATTCAAAGGGACCATAAATTCACCGTCCAGCAATGGGGATCCCAATTGAAACCGGAGCAAATGTTTGGACTATTCtcaaaagagttgataacatCTGAGAGATTTCCAACCTAAGATCTTAGAAAAGAAGAAACTCCTAAGTTCCAAGTCTTGACGGAGGTGGCTACAAAGTGTGTTGGATGGATGCTCGTGAGTTTCTGGTGGGGATGGCATCGGCGTGGTGTGGCCGGTCACAGGGGTGTTCCTGTGTTGTATTACATGCCTGAGGTGTGTACGGGGATAAAAGTCATTACAATTAAACGCGACCTTATTCACATAATCTTCCATTTGGAAACTCTACTATGCGGATAAAAAAACCCCCTCTCCTCTTACTCTCACCTTTTTGGTCTGTGCTTGGTGATCCCTTCTTCTCTCTTGGACTCAGATCTAAACTCACTCTTCAAGTAAGTTTGTACTAGGCACAAACCTCGTAATATTTTTATGTGATCCTGTTTGGCCCGCTACACTCATGTTCTCAATCTTAACTTTcaagaattttacaaaattggGATATTTTAGAAATATGCTTTCGCATGGGCGCTCCATCACATATACGCATGTACATTACGTAACCTTGAACATGACAAATAGAAATGAGAGAGAATCTAACCGAAGATCGACCCATAGTTAATAAGTGATAAAGAATTCCCATTGAATAGTTTAAAATACTAAATGCCATGCTATAATCAATTTAAAATACTAAATGCAATTAAagtgattataaaaaaatgcaattaaagTTTTAATGACTTTGTTCAATCCTATAAATGATACTAGTAGTTTtctttacaagaaaaaaaaaaacctttcccTTGCGAATTGTAAATTGTAATTGCTGACTCCATCaaaggagagaaaaagatgTGACCCTTGTCAAAATTTAATGGATTTACCAAACAAATGTCAAATAGATGGAATGCATCCTACTCTCCGAGCCCAACTTGTTCAATCCCAACAAATTTTTTGCAAGATAAAGAAACCTTAATTCTTTCGAAATTTTAGGATTCATAACTGTTTGACCTACTCCCTAATCAAATTACATGTGCTCGCACCTTGCTAACAACACTCAAAACAAAAAGCAATATCGATTGTTTTAGAAATTTGAATCAATGGGGgcacacaaattagtaaacttAATCCGTGTGTTTAtaatttcttggtttttttttttatagacaacaagattttattaaactcaacaaggggtacatcgaggcgGCCAAACTCTGCATACAAGAGAGCATCTTAAAACAAAGAGCAAAccgaaaagaaataaaaaggaaaaagaaacattttataATTTCTTAATTTACTACACTTTTCCGGTAAAATAATGAATTGCTGAGTATCTATGTAATTTCACCTTATGCATGTAAAGATTTTGGGTTCAAACATATCTACTGGGAACCAATGCGCCAGTTTCAGTGGGAGAGATATATTTCTATTTTCATATTCCTTTATGTATTGTTAATTTGCTTTATGTGGATTCTATTGGGACGCAATATGCCAATATCACCAGGATGCACTATCttagttttattaaaatgaaaGTTCCGTttaacacacacagagagagagagagagagagagagagagagagtgcgagtactttagttttggtagtgggcgGAGAGAAAAACAtcataataattggagagatagagggagaaataaaattaataattgaagatattGGGTTTTGCTTTATAAAAATAGAAAGACAAATTgaaagaggaaaatgaaaagcaacAAGACAAAGTTTGCCTCCTCTTTCTCTATCAAGGGCATAATAGCCAATATAATCCATTTATCGTGGCAGTAAAGAATTGAATCGTGGCATTATCACTAGCCTTTACAAATGCTAATCTTAGGTCAGTAAATTGGGATAGAGTCGTGTGCTATTGGCCTTTTAATCCGTGCTAGATTTTGATAATACCCGAAATTCATTGTTTTAAAAGTTGTAGCGTATTAGGTCCATTAATGGACAAAAGTGCCCCGACCGTTGGTTTTTTTCCGGTGCACGCGCCTCTCATTCTCTTGGGCGTCACATGTCCTTTTTCTGTCTGTTTGccagtaggcctgtcaatgggccggattcAGATCCAATAAGACCCAAATTCGATCCGAATTCGATatgactcaaatccgatagtggtaatcttGATctgatccgaaaacttttttacttcaaaaattttagcaaaaaaaaaattatatttttcaaaaaaatacaaaaaaaaatttcaaaaaaaaatattttctgaaaaaaaaaataaaaaataaaaataaaaaataaaaatacaacttcttaaaacatttttttttcaaaataaaaaatttactgttttaaaaaaattaaaaaaattaaaaaataaagttcggatttggatcgataacggatttaatccgatccgaatccgaatccgatccgtatttgaatTATTGAATTCGGATTAACATATCAACATTATCAAATTCGGATCAAATTTTTTGGATCCGATCCGATCCATTAACGGGTCTATTCGTCAGCCATCCTCTGTCCTATGTGATACTATCTACTACTGTAGTGCTAATAGAAGAACAAGAGTACTTTGGACTTTTCCATCTCTCCACTTTGGTGACTTTCTCTATCTCCATTATTGATTTTTCAGACTCAAGTCTATAAACACTCGATCTCTTTTTCTTGAAAGGCTGAAAATTTACCCATACTTGTCAGTTGTCTTCCTTTTTTTACTGCGCCATGATAGAAATCTAGAgcattcttttttctctttctagtCTTCACTTATCACAATAATAATGCTCTCTCCGtctttattcttttgttttttgtcctattctaatcggataaaaaattaattataacttttaattggtaatactatttatatgcgacatgaatcttgtttgataaaatctcaatgagctcttttaaacgatgttttcaaaattatctaaaaaattataaattgtaaaatataatcaatttaaAAGTGGCACAGACTCTCGAAAGAGACTAAAGAATGGTGACGGACCTTCTGAACATCCCCCAAAAGTACTCTTTACACTAAGTATTGTGTTGGACGCTTGTCCAATTTCTGTGAGGAAGACAACAATGGCCTTGTCTCACTAAACTCTTgggggctttttttttttaaattttttttttaattcgtcttgacaagacaaactaataattcacGAAAGTTAGGCACAAATTTAACGAacgcgaaaaaatttgaattagaACCAATATGTTCGTCTTTTTGTGATAATGAAGAAGACCATAGACTTGAACAATTAATCATATCTGTTTAGATTTTATTGCTATTGTACAGAGTACAAATTTCACATAGATAATCTTATTCGTTTGTTTTTTGGGTCACACGTATAATGTAATTTGTCTCTATTTATTTGTGTTATTAGAATAACAAAGTGACACACATTTGGGAGAAAATCTGGTGGTTCACATTTTCTTGGGAATAAAAAATCGAATAATAGCATTTACACAGGAATAACTATCATTAATAATCCCTCCATTCCATAATGTTTGTCTGGTTCGCAAAACAATGACGTAataataatactatttttgcaagaaaaaattaaaaaattttcaacaattcattGGATATTGATGAGTACttgtaatttatgaaaaaaatttgattttttattgaaaaaaatgtattaattttgactcttcgttttgcagaccggacaaacatttttgGACAAAGGTAGTAGCATTTAGCATTATCTGTCCAAGTTTAGACTCTATATTATTACAAAAGGATAAACAGATAATGTTATTTCTATGAAATATGTGCTCCGTACaatctcattttcactaacaaataaggttatctatccAAACTAACACATGTGCTTCATTTTTTGACGTTATCCACTATTTATACCCCGAAACCACATTCTTCCCTCCTCACCAAAACTTCTGCTGTTACTTGTAAAGCACAATTAACCCATTTGTCTTCCCACTTCAACACACAGCTAGCTTAGCTCCATCCCTCCTTTCTGACATTTCAGTTTCCAGATCGATCATGGCACCCAAGGATATTCAAATCGGACTAGTCGTGTTCCTTGTCGTCCTCATGCTACACAACGTCGCTGCTGCGCAATCACCTCAATCATCACCTGTATCGGGTAATTGCGACAACGTTCAAGCGGCATGTCTCCCAGTTACCGTTAATATTCCGGTTAATGTTCCGGTTAAAATTCTGGCCGATCCTTAAACAGCTGGTATGTGAGATGTGTTGCAATATACTATATAAAAATCTagctgtttttattttattttatctgaCATGAATGTTTTTTAGACGAAGGAAGAAATTTTGCACTAATGCAGGGATTGCAGATTCCAAAACAGTGCTTTCAACAGATGTGCCTGATCATCTGGTGGTAGCTACACCGTTCAAATGATCACCCCCTTCAAGTTGCAGTgtgcttctttcttttcattgtgTCATCTCATGTCATGTCATGTATTATAAATAAGCTGGCTCTTCACAATTAATGTTACGAGGGCTTTGATTTACTAGTACTGTTTGCTTTTTCATGGTCCGGTTTTCGGTAAGTTGAAACGAATGATGCTTTTCTCAATGTTTAGATTTAGATTATTGTTGTTTGTTTCCCTGGCCGGCATCATCCAGGAGATGGCCAGGATTTCATGTGTGTGATTGTACGTACGTACCATTTgacattttaagaaaataaggAATGAAGGGGGCAGGAACTTCTGTTCGTTCATCTATGGATTGGTCTCAATCAAACATGGTCTGTCTATCTCACCGTTTCACCATCAAAATGTGTTGGCTGGCAAGGAAT contains the following coding sequences:
- the LOC131332251 gene encoding vicilin Cor a 11.0101, with amino-acid sequence MTMSGKLLPLLVFLFCSVLVFASVGLGKEDPELKQCKHQCKVQQQFGRSEKQECLDRCDRYYKEKQERRDRDVEGVDQEDAWNPESPQRKLRACERQCEQRGREEERRECQRQCLEEFRREEEKQRGGGGGRDGVVENKRDPEEQFRRCKEGCERQRGGQEVQRRCVERCEREYRQHQGREEERGGGRGVEQENKKDPEAEEQFRHCKEQCQRQRAGQEQHQRCRERCEREYEQRQRRGEGNPRREEGREEWEESEGQQEREPYVFEDQHFTTKIETQHGRVKLLQNFKERSKLLRGIENYRVAVLEADPQTFIVPNHWDAEAIIFVAKGRGSISLVRHDKRESFNLNSGDVLRVPAGVTVYLINRSNNQQLVLVKLLQPVSTPGHFEAFFGPGGEDPESYYRAFSTELLEAALNTRRDRLEKIFGQQRQGVIIKASQEQIRAMSRHEEGGIWPFGEKSKGPFNLFHKRSSLSNQYGQLYEADPSDCRDLDELDLGVGFANISEGAMITPYYNSRATKIAIVTNGEGYFEMACPHLSSPEFGGEGGRQHGGGRHQGRTSPSYHKVRAQLRRGMVYVVPAGHPVITVASDNQNLEILCFYVNARNNEKFLLAGRRNIINQLEREAKELGFGLPAREVDEVFRSQEEEFFLQGPRQQRHHEGRAEA